From a region of the Actinomadura luzonensis genome:
- a CDS encoding CheR family methyltransferase, whose protein sequence is MTPEEEREFDDLLLLLKETRGFDFTGYKRNTLIRRIARRLEALKLHTYSEYRDHLELQPEEYSRLFDSLLINVTSFFRDAAAWQRLRETVIPALMEHKDTGQPIRVWSAGCATGEEAYTIAMVLAEELGMESFRDRVKIYGTDLDEKALHAARTGVYTDRALADVPLDLRETYFEPVDNGFTFRRDLRRQLIFGRNDLTRDAPISRVDLLLARNTLMYFNTEMQLNIIRRFHFALADPGFLFLGKAEMLLNHSDKFEPVDLRMRLFRKIRPASHNNRATWSVVGTATDLAARLPTLASVALASGPVAQLVLDLSGNLALANSRAEALFNLNPRDVGRPFQDLEVSYRPVELRSVIEQARHDLRTVELQEVTWHRPGMPEDNVFDVSVVPLLASGNLVGISIHFNDVTRYRKLRDELEEANRQLEQAYEELQSLNEELETTNEELQSTNEELETTNEELQSTNEELETMNEELQSTNDELQQINDALTARTIELDEVNTFVSSVVRSLGDAVVVLDDQLRVIVWSPGAEDLWGVRSDEAVGKNLSALDIGLPLDVLSPRLQAALSADGGKPADELEGLVLDAVNRRGRPAALAVQVSHLRAEDGDTHGLIMVMNLIGSDAPTDR, encoded by the coding sequence GTGACACCTGAGGAAGAGCGCGAGTTCGACGATCTCCTCCTCCTGCTGAAGGAGACCCGCGGCTTCGACTTCACCGGCTACAAGCGCAACACGCTCATACGACGCATCGCCCGCCGGCTGGAGGCGCTGAAGCTCCACACCTACAGCGAATACCGCGACCACCTGGAGTTGCAGCCGGAGGAGTACAGCAGGCTGTTCGACAGCCTGCTCATCAACGTGACCAGCTTCTTCAGGGACGCCGCCGCCTGGCAACGGCTGCGTGAGACGGTCATCCCCGCCCTGATGGAGCACAAGGACACCGGCCAGCCCATCCGGGTGTGGAGCGCGGGCTGCGCCACGGGCGAGGAGGCGTACACGATCGCCATGGTCCTCGCCGAGGAGCTCGGCATGGAGTCCTTCCGCGATCGCGTCAAGATCTACGGCACCGACCTCGACGAGAAGGCGCTGCACGCGGCGCGCACCGGCGTCTACACCGACCGCGCGCTCGCCGACGTGCCCCTCGACCTGCGCGAGACCTACTTCGAGCCGGTCGACAACGGCTTCACCTTCCGCCGCGACCTGCGCCGCCAGCTCATCTTCGGCCGCAACGACCTGACCCGCGACGCCCCGATCTCGCGCGTCGACCTGCTGCTGGCCCGCAACACGCTGATGTACTTCAACACGGAGATGCAGCTCAACATCATCCGGCGCTTCCACTTCGCGCTCGCCGACCCGGGCTTCCTGTTCCTCGGCAAGGCCGAGATGCTGCTCAACCACAGCGACAAGTTCGAGCCCGTCGACCTGCGGATGCGGCTGTTCAGGAAGATCCGGCCGGCCAGCCACAACAACCGCGCCACCTGGTCCGTGGTCGGCACCGCCACCGACCTCGCCGCGCGGCTGCCGACGCTGGCGTCCGTCGCCCTCGCCTCGGGGCCGGTGGCGCAGCTCGTGCTCGACCTGTCCGGCAACCTGGCCCTGGCCAACAGCAGGGCCGAGGCGCTGTTCAACCTCAACCCGCGCGACGTCGGCCGCCCGTTCCAGGACCTCGAGGTCTCCTACCGGCCGGTGGAGCTGCGCTCGGTGATCGAGCAGGCCCGCCACGACCTTCGCACGGTCGAACTCCAGGAGGTGACCTGGCACCGGCCCGGCATGCCCGAGGACAACGTCTTCGACGTCTCCGTGGTCCCGCTCCTCGCCTCCGGCAACCTCGTGGGGATCAGCATCCACTTCAACGACGTGACCCGCTACCGCAAGCTGCGCGATGAGCTGGAAGAGGCCAACCGCCAGCTCGAACAGGCCTACGAGGAGCTCCAGTCCCTCAACGAGGAGCTGGAGACCACCAACGAGGAGCTCCAGTCCACCAACGAGGAGCTGGAGACCACCAACGAGGAGCTCCAGTCCACCAACGAGGAGTTGGAGACGATGAACGAGGAGCTCCAGTCCACCAACGACGAGCTCCAGCAGATCAACGACGCCCTGACGGCCCGCACGATCGAGCTGGACGAGGTCAACACGTTCGTCTCCTCGGTGGTGCGGAGCCTCGGCGACGCGGTGGTGGTGCTCGACGACCAGCTCCGGGTCATCGTCTGGAGCCCCGGCGCCGAGGACCTGTGGGGCGTGCGCTCCGACGAGGCCGTGGGCAAGAACCTGTCGGCGCTCGACATCGGCCTGCCGCTCGACGTGCTCTCGCCGCGGCTGCAGGCGGCCCTGTCCGCCGACGGCGGCAAACCGGCGGACGAGCTCGAAGGGCTGGTTCTGGACGCCGTCAACCGCAGGGGCCGGCCGGCGGCGCTCGCCGTGCAGGTGTCCCACCTGCGGGCCGAGGACGGCGACACCCACGGCCTCATCATGGTGATGAACCTGATCGGCTCCGACGCCCCGACCGACCGCTAG
- a CDS encoding sialidase family protein produces MVDQHPTSLPYRQGSDGYHTFRIPAAVTTSAGVVLAFAEGRRESAGDSGHIDVVLKRSHDGGRTWDALQVVATEPRGGTAGNPAPIVTSDGRVVLVLVRQGPGATEEKIRRGQVAAEAGRRVFVQVSADDGVTWSAPREITEQVKRPEWRWYATTPGHAIELREGPHAGRLLVPANHSLPPAGQDNGTEGKYNGGHCLLSDDGGRSWRIGYVDDTPDGYVNVNETTAAELPGGRVYLNTRTDSTAPGTRADAYSADGGQTLELPFRPQAGLVGPVVEGSLLWCDPPGVLLFSGPADPAARALMTVRASHDHGVTWRVAHTVSGLPAAYSDLVRLDADTVGLLFETGDFGPYESIAFRRIPLAELAI; encoded by the coding sequence ATGGTCGATCAGCATCCGACGTCCCTGCCCTATCGTCAGGGGAGCGACGGCTACCACACGTTCCGGATCCCGGCCGCGGTGACCACCAGCGCGGGGGTCGTGCTGGCGTTCGCGGAGGGGCGGCGGGAGTCGGCGGGCGACTCCGGGCACATCGACGTGGTGCTCAAGCGGTCCCACGACGGCGGCCGCACCTGGGACGCGCTCCAGGTCGTCGCCACCGAGCCGCGCGGCGGCACCGCGGGCAATCCCGCGCCGATCGTGACGTCCGACGGCCGGGTGGTGCTGGTCCTGGTGCGGCAGGGCCCGGGCGCGACCGAGGAGAAAATCCGGCGCGGCCAGGTGGCCGCCGAGGCCGGGCGGCGGGTGTTCGTGCAGGTGAGCGCGGACGACGGCGTCACCTGGTCCGCGCCCCGCGAGATCACCGAGCAGGTGAAGAGGCCGGAGTGGCGCTGGTACGCGACCACCCCCGGCCACGCGATCGAGCTGCGCGAGGGCCCGCACGCCGGCCGCCTCCTCGTCCCCGCCAACCACTCCCTGCCCCCCGCGGGCCAGGACAACGGCACCGAGGGCAAGTACAACGGCGGCCACTGCCTGCTCAGCGACGACGGCGGCCGGAGCTGGCGCATCGGCTACGTCGACGACACCCCCGACGGCTACGTCAACGTCAACGAGACCACCGCGGCCGAGCTGCCCGGCGGCCGGGTCTACCTCAACACCCGCACCGACTCGACCGCCCCCGGCACCCGCGCCGACGCCTACTCGGCCGACGGCGGGCAGACGCTGGAGCTGCCGTTCCGGCCCCAGGCGGGCCTGGTGGGCCCAGTGGTGGAGGGCAGCCTGCTGTGGTGCGACCCGCCGGGCGTGCTGCTGTTCTCCGGCCCGGCGGACCCGGCCGCCCGGGCGCTGATGACCGTGCGGGCCAGCCACGACCACGGCGTCACCTGGCGGGTCGCCCACACCGTGTCCGGGCTGCCCGCGGCCTACTCCGACCTGGTCAGGCTGGACGCGGACACGGTGGGGCTGCTGTTCGAGACCGGCGACTTCGGCCCGTACGAGAGCATCGCCTTCCGCCGGATCCCGCTGGCGGAGCTCGCGATCTAG
- a CDS encoding dihydrolipoyl dehydrogenase family protein has translation MADEFDVIVIGAGPAGENVADRAVRGGLTAAIVEERLAGGECSYWACVPSKALLRPVDLAGEVSRVPGMSLGEIDVAAVLARRDEAVGNYDDGGQVRWIEGVPAEFVRGRGRLDGPKRVRVTLEDGAERVLTARQAVVLATGSTAAVPPVPGLAEARPWTSHEVTAAAGIPERLAVLGGGVVACEMAQAMHGLGARQTTLLVRGGGLLGRMEPFAGELLAESFAASGIDVRTRTDVVRVERPEPGGKVTVHLSDGPPLEADELLVATGRHPATRGLGLSSVGLADGAYVEVDDSMRATGVPGGWLYAVGDVNGRALLTHMGKYQARICGDVIAARARGDELPGMRDLAGGYGEPQVVFTDPQVCAVGRTEAAAREAGFRVRAVDYDLGSVTGAYLLGDGYRGRAKAVVDEDRKVLLGVTFAGPGVGELLHAATIAVTAEVPLERLWHAVPSFPTVSEVWLRLLEAYGL, from the coding sequence GTGGCCGACGAGTTCGACGTGATCGTGATCGGCGCCGGTCCCGCCGGTGAGAACGTCGCGGACCGGGCGGTACGGGGCGGCCTGACCGCGGCGATCGTGGAGGAGCGCCTGGCCGGCGGCGAGTGCTCCTACTGGGCGTGCGTGCCGAGCAAGGCGCTGCTGCGCCCGGTGGACCTGGCGGGCGAGGTGAGCCGGGTGCCGGGCATGTCGCTCGGCGAGATCGACGTGGCGGCCGTGCTGGCCCGCCGCGACGAGGCCGTCGGCAACTACGACGACGGCGGCCAGGTGCGGTGGATCGAGGGCGTGCCGGCGGAGTTCGTCCGCGGGCGGGGGCGGCTGGACGGGCCGAAGCGGGTGCGGGTGACGCTGGAGGACGGCGCCGAGCGGGTGCTGACCGCCCGCCAGGCCGTGGTCCTGGCGACGGGCAGCACGGCGGCGGTCCCGCCGGTGCCCGGCCTGGCCGAGGCGCGCCCGTGGACCAGCCACGAGGTGACGGCGGCCGCCGGGATCCCGGAGCGGCTGGCCGTGCTGGGCGGCGGCGTGGTGGCGTGCGAGATGGCGCAGGCCATGCACGGCCTCGGCGCCCGCCAGACGACGCTACTGGTGCGCGGCGGCGGGCTGCTCGGCCGCATGGAGCCGTTCGCGGGCGAGCTGCTGGCCGAGTCGTTCGCCGCGAGCGGCATCGACGTGCGCACCCGCACCGACGTGGTCCGGGTGGAGCGCCCCGAGCCGGGCGGCAAGGTGACGGTGCACCTGTCCGACGGCCCGCCGCTGGAGGCCGACGAGCTGCTGGTGGCCACCGGCCGCCATCCCGCGACCCGCGGTCTCGGGCTGTCCTCGGTGGGCCTGGCCGACGGCGCGTACGTCGAGGTGGACGACAGCATGCGGGCGACCGGCGTCCCCGGCGGCTGGTTGTACGCCGTGGGCGACGTCAACGGCCGGGCGCTGCTCACCCACATGGGCAAGTACCAGGCGCGGATCTGCGGCGACGTGATCGCGGCGCGGGCCCGCGGCGACGAGCTGCCCGGGATGCGCGACCTGGCGGGCGGCTACGGCGAGCCGCAGGTGGTGTTCACCGACCCGCAGGTGTGCGCGGTGGGCCGGACGGAGGCGGCCGCCAGGGAGGCCGGCTTCCGGGTGCGCGCGGTCGACTACGACCTGGGCTCGGTGACCGGCGCCTACCTGCTGGGCGACGGCTACCGGGGCCGGGCGAAGGCCGTCGTGGACGAGGACAGGAAGGTGCTGCTGGGGGTGACGTTCGCCGGTCCGGGGGTCGGCGAGCTGCTGCACGCGGCGACGATCGCGGTGACCGCCGAGGTGCCGCTGGAGCGGCTGTGGCACGCCGTGCCGTCGTTCCCGACGGTCAGTGAGGTCTGGTTGCGTCTTCTGGAGGCGTACGGGCTGTAG
- a CDS encoding STAS domain-containing protein, producing MTRSGLRIETTRHLHCTVIRASGRLDHAGRVRFSACVTAVWDWSPGPVLVFDLADLDFYDSSVIGVLAMAMQRMEEQQDGTGEAGGRIILVRPSGHLLSVLRLTDLLSRVDVRDSVEETVAELMLQRGPHGSAPSRAGPPVTGPTARTPPEDATRPH from the coding sequence GTGACCAGGAGCGGCCTGCGCATTGAGACGACCCGGCACCTTCACTGCACGGTCATCCGCGCCAGCGGCCGGCTCGACCACGCCGGAAGAGTCCGGTTCAGCGCTTGCGTCACCGCCGTCTGGGACTGGTCCCCTGGCCCGGTCCTCGTGTTCGACCTCGCCGATCTCGACTTCTACGACTCCTCCGTGATCGGCGTGCTGGCGATGGCGATGCAACGCATGGAGGAGCAGCAGGACGGCACGGGCGAGGCCGGCGGCCGGATCATCCTGGTCCGGCCGTCCGGCCACCTGCTGTCCGTGCTGCGGCTGACGGACCTGCTGTCGCGCGTGGACGTGCGCGACAGCGTCGAGGAGACCGTGGCGGAGCTGATGCTGCAGCGGGGACCACACGGCTCCGCGCCCTCCCGGGCCGGACCCCCGGTGACCGGCCCTACAGCCCGTACGCCTCCAGAAGACGCAACCAGACCTCACTGA
- a CDS encoding transglycosylase domain-containing protein, with the protein MSSIARLIGAAAAAGVVAAAIALPAVGGTGAMFVGASEDLGIKPEELKEPPLAEQTTVLDAKGNEIAYFYEQYRTTVSLDQVADVMKNAIISIEDYRFYEHGAIDIEGTVRALAKNLASGGIAQGGSSITQQYVKQVLLNSATTEKEKNAALEASYARKLKELRYAMAVEEKYTKDQILEKYLNIAYFGASAYGVEAAAQRFFGVSASELNLWQAATLAGAVQDPNATDPNLGKKHRAALLDRRNVVLNRMAELKKITPQEAEEAKSHKLGYKGSDIPGGCGASEYPYFCVYVRNEILSNPEFGKTAKAREQFLNRGGLTIKTTIDPKMQAAAEKAIKKHVFASDNPVASEALVQPGTGQIKAMAASRAYGTSKRKKEMSYNVVADAVHGGGVGFQAGSTFKTFTLLTALKQGMKINDGFTVGSGYRAPYYSSFKNCKGENIADPTHTVTNDEGGGGFKSLATGTWGSVNTFFMMLEQKVGLCEVVKTAKDLGIKRSDGQKLQEFSTFTLGINEMDPVTVATAYAAIGARGKYCPPMAITSIKDRNGKVTNYKPKCKQAIDPEVTDAAANILSGVFTKGTMKGVGGIGRPAAGKTGTTDSQATAWFAGFTPDLAGAVSIGDPRGAVTHKLNNITIGGRYYGSVFGASIPGPIWKDTMIAALKDVPPTDFTPVNTSRFGGCGSGCQPQPRQPAQPDPGNDDGFDVHFGGGDN; encoded by the coding sequence ATGTCGAGTATCGCGCGCCTCATCGGCGCGGCAGCCGCGGCCGGCGTGGTGGCGGCGGCCATCGCGCTGCCGGCGGTCGGCGGCACGGGAGCCATGTTCGTCGGCGCGTCGGAGGATCTGGGGATCAAGCCCGAGGAGCTCAAGGAGCCCCCGCTGGCCGAGCAGACCACCGTGCTCGACGCCAAGGGCAACGAGATCGCCTACTTCTACGAGCAGTACCGCACGACGGTCAGCCTGGACCAGGTGGCCGACGTGATGAAGAACGCGATCATCTCCATCGAGGACTACCGCTTCTACGAGCACGGCGCCATCGACATCGAGGGCACCGTCCGCGCCCTGGCCAAGAACCTCGCCTCCGGCGGCATCGCGCAGGGCGGCTCGTCCATCACCCAGCAGTACGTCAAGCAGGTGCTGCTCAACTCGGCGACCACCGAGAAGGAGAAGAACGCCGCGCTGGAGGCCAGCTACGCCCGCAAGCTCAAGGAGCTGCGTTACGCGATGGCCGTGGAGGAGAAGTACACCAAGGACCAGATCCTGGAGAAGTACCTCAACATCGCCTACTTCGGCGCCAGCGCGTACGGCGTGGAGGCGGCGGCCCAGCGCTTCTTCGGCGTCAGCGCCTCCGAGCTCAACCTCTGGCAGGCGGCCACCCTGGCCGGCGCGGTCCAGGACCCCAACGCGACGGACCCCAACCTCGGCAAGAAGCACCGCGCCGCGCTGCTCGACCGCCGCAACGTGGTGCTCAACCGGATGGCGGAGCTGAAGAAGATCACGCCGCAGGAGGCCGAGGAGGCCAAGTCCCACAAGCTCGGCTACAAGGGCTCCGACATCCCGGGCGGCTGCGGGGCCAGCGAGTACCCGTACTTCTGCGTGTACGTCCGCAACGAGATCCTCAGCAACCCGGAGTTCGGCAAGACGGCCAAGGCCCGTGAGCAGTTCCTCAACCGCGGCGGCCTGACGATCAAGACCACGATCGACCCGAAGATGCAGGCCGCGGCCGAGAAGGCGATCAAGAAGCACGTCTTCGCCTCCGACAACCCGGTGGCCTCCGAGGCCCTGGTGCAGCCGGGCACGGGCCAGATCAAGGCGATGGCGGCCAGCCGCGCGTACGGCACCAGCAAGCGCAAGAAGGAGATGTCGTACAACGTCGTGGCCGACGCGGTGCACGGCGGCGGCGTCGGCTTCCAGGCCGGCTCGACGTTCAAGACCTTCACGCTGCTGACCGCGCTCAAGCAGGGCATGAAGATCAACGACGGGTTCACGGTGGGCAGCGGCTACCGCGCCCCCTACTACTCCTCGTTCAAGAACTGCAAGGGCGAGAACATCGCCGACCCCACGCACACCGTCACCAACGACGAGGGCGGCGGCGGCTTCAAGTCGCTGGCCACCGGCACGTGGGGCTCGGTCAACACCTTCTTCATGATGCTGGAGCAGAAGGTCGGGCTGTGCGAGGTGGTCAAGACCGCCAAGGACCTCGGCATCAAGCGCTCCGACGGGCAGAAGCTGCAGGAGTTCTCCACCTTCACGCTGGGCATCAACGAGATGGACCCGGTGACCGTGGCCACCGCCTACGCGGCGATCGGGGCGCGCGGCAAGTACTGCCCGCCGATGGCGATCACCTCGATCAAGGACCGCAACGGCAAGGTCACGAACTACAAGCCCAAGTGCAAGCAGGCCATCGACCCCGAGGTGACCGACGCGGCGGCGAACATCCTGTCGGGCGTCTTCACCAAGGGCACGATGAAGGGCGTCGGCGGCATCGGCCGCCCGGCGGCGGGCAAGACCGGCACCACCGACTCGCAGGCCACCGCGTGGTTCGCCGGGTTCACCCCGGACCTCGCGGGGGCGGTCAGCATCGGCGACCCGCGCGGCGCGGTCACCCACAAGCTGAACAACATCACGATCGGCGGCCGCTACTACGGCTCGGTCTTCGGCGCCTCGATCCCCGGCCCGATCTGGAAGGACACCATGATCGCCGCGCTGAAGGACGTCCCGCCGACGGACTTCACGCCGGTCAACACCTCCCGGTTCGGCGGCTGCGGCTCGGGCTGCCAGCCGCAGCCCCGGCAGCCCGCGCAGCCCGACCCGGGCAACGACGACGGCTTCGACGTGCACTTCGGCGGCGGGGACAACTGA
- a CDS encoding LacI family DNA-binding transcriptional regulator: MTEQPTLAQVAAAAGVSPATASRVLTGSVRVSTSTRRQVYDAVSRMGYVRHRAPRGAAAKTTADGVTAVICDHLPRLFSEPYYARLLSAAGAVIAEHGTHLMVTTVTPTSSTLPALSGAVLIIGARERHPLAIKLSTSGVPVRNIGRPPHDLKLPYADVDNLDGGRQAAEHFLLTGRRNVAAIGGPPSLPAARDRLEGLVRTLHAAGAPDVPVAYGDFTAASGTHAMQWLLRHAPGLDAVFVASDLMAAGAIQALRRAGRKVPADVAVIGFDDAPVAKHTVPALTTIRQPVEELATVATRLLLTGAAGVDPVLPTELVVRESA, encoded by the coding sequence ATGACCGAGCAGCCCACACTGGCACAGGTGGCGGCCGCTGCGGGGGTTTCCCCGGCGACCGCATCGAGAGTCCTCACGGGCTCGGTGCGGGTCAGTACCTCGACCCGCCGCCAAGTCTACGACGCGGTCTCCCGCATGGGTTACGTCCGCCACCGGGCCCCCAGAGGCGCGGCCGCCAAGACCACGGCCGACGGTGTCACGGCCGTGATCTGTGACCACCTTCCCCGACTGTTCTCCGAGCCCTACTACGCCAGGCTCCTGTCCGCCGCGGGCGCCGTGATCGCCGAGCACGGCACCCACCTGATGGTGACCACCGTCACCCCCACCTCCTCGACCCTCCCCGCGCTGTCCGGCGCGGTGCTCATCATCGGCGCGCGCGAGCGCCACCCCTTGGCGATCAAGCTGTCCACCTCGGGCGTCCCGGTCCGCAACATCGGCCGGCCGCCCCACGACCTCAAGCTGCCGTACGCGGACGTCGACAACCTCGACGGCGGACGGCAGGCGGCCGAGCACTTCCTCCTCACCGGCCGCCGCAACGTCGCCGCGATCGGCGGCCCCCCGTCCCTGCCCGCCGCCCGCGACCGGCTGGAAGGGCTGGTGCGCACGCTCCATGCGGCCGGCGCGCCCGACGTGCCGGTGGCCTACGGCGACTTCACCGCCGCCTCGGGCACCCACGCCATGCAATGGTTGTTACGTCACGCCCCAGGGCTGGACGCGGTCTTCGTGGCCTCCGACCTGATGGCGGCGGGCGCGATCCAGGCGCTGCGGCGGGCCGGGCGCAAGGTGCCGGCCGACGTCGCGGTGATCGGGTTCGACGACGCGCCGGTCGCCAAGCACACCGTCCCCGCGCTGACCACCATCCGCCAGCCCGTCGAGGAACTGGCCACGGTGGCGACCCGGCTGCTCCTGACCGGAGCCGCGGGAGTCGACCCCGTCCTGCCCACGGAACTGGTCGTCCGTGAGTCGGCTTGA
- a CDS encoding serine/threonine-protein kinase produces the protein MSRLEPGDVLARRYLLLDPLARGGMSVIWRAFDQSLHRMIAVKVLTASLHTDQGERVSVRSEARAAARFLHPDTIEIYDYGETVTPHGSLAAYVVMPLLDGTPLGERIEQGPLPWTDAAAIALRLARVLMAGHARGLVHRDVTAENVLLTDDGPKLLDFGIAAWAGDPEDDRGTPPYVAPERLLGAPTHPAVDVYALGVLLHTMLTGRTPYPETTWEEIEAARRTEPPPRVPGVPHAVATLCQRCLAHRPEERPTAAEIVAELTSVLGTASFGRHVRRGVTVVGSAAVALSALLWFQQTGVRQQERVISGGPVVSSVPTVSATARYLESSPASAVTVEQAVTEFQSVLEARTPCGATDADVVLDLKQVLHTTVLPRGPYGSTTENLRRKLSDRLREGRLAPACLSELQARLDDIEQALKRD, from the coding sequence GTGAGTCGGCTTGAGCCAGGGGACGTTCTGGCCCGGCGGTATCTGCTGCTGGATCCGCTGGCCAGAGGCGGCATGTCGGTCATCTGGCGGGCCTTCGACCAGTCGCTGCACCGGATGATCGCCGTCAAGGTGCTCACCGCCTCCCTGCACACCGACCAGGGAGAGCGGGTGAGCGTCCGCAGCGAGGCCCGCGCCGCCGCCCGGTTCCTGCACCCCGACACGATCGAGATCTACGACTACGGGGAGACCGTCACCCCGCACGGCTCCCTCGCGGCCTACGTGGTGATGCCGCTGCTCGACGGCACGCCCCTGGGCGAGCGCATCGAGCAGGGGCCGCTGCCGTGGACCGACGCCGCGGCCATCGCGCTGCGCCTGGCCCGGGTGCTCATGGCCGGGCACGCGCGTGGCCTGGTGCACCGCGACGTCACGGCCGAGAACGTGCTGCTCACCGACGACGGGCCGAAGCTGCTCGACTTCGGCATCGCGGCGTGGGCCGGCGACCCCGAGGACGACCGGGGCACCCCGCCCTACGTCGCCCCCGAACGGCTGCTCGGCGCCCCCACCCACCCCGCGGTGGACGTCTACGCCCTCGGCGTGCTGCTGCACACCATGCTGACCGGGCGCACGCCGTACCCGGAGACCACGTGGGAGGAGATCGAGGCGGCCCGCCGCACCGAGCCCCCGCCGCGGGTCCCCGGGGTGCCGCACGCCGTCGCCACGCTGTGCCAGCGCTGCCTGGCGCACCGGCCGGAGGAGCGGCCGACGGCGGCGGAGATCGTCGCCGAGTTGACCTCCGTGCTGGGCACGGCCTCCTTCGGGCGGCACGTCCGGCGGGGGGTGACGGTCGTGGGGTCGGCCGCGGTGGCGCTGTCGGCGCTGCTGTGGTTCCAGCAGACCGGCGTCCGGCAGCAGGAGAGGGTGATCTCCGGGGGGCCGGTCGTGAGCTCCGTGCCCACGGTCAGCGCCACGGCCCGCTACCTGGAGAGCTCACCGGCCTCGGCCGTCACGGTCGAGCAGGCGGTCACCGAGTTCCAGAGCGTGCTGGAGGCCCGCACCCCGTGCGGCGCGACCGACGCCGACGTGGTGCTCGACCTCAAGCAGGTGCTGCACACCACCGTGCTGCCGCGGGGGCCGTACGGGTCGACGACGGAGAATCTGCGGCGCAAGCTCTCCGACCGGTTGCGGGAGGGCCGGCTGGCGCCGGCCTGCCTGAGCGAGCTGCAGGCCCGGCTCGACGACATCGAGCAGGCGCTCAAGCGCGACTGA